A DNA window from Loxodonta africana isolate mLoxAfr1 chromosome 7, mLoxAfr1.hap2, whole genome shotgun sequence contains the following coding sequences:
- the B3GAT3 gene encoding galactosylgalactosylxylosylprotein 3-beta-glucuronosyltransferase 3, with protein sequence MKLKLKNVFLAYFLVSIAGLLYALVQLGQPCDCLPPLRAAAEQLRQKDLKISQLQADLRRPPPAPAQPPEPEALPTIYVVTPTYARLVQKAELVRLSQTLSLVPRLHWLLVEDAEGPTPLVSGLLAASGLLFTHLAVLTPKAQRLREGEPGWVRPRGVEQRNKALEWLRGGGGAIGGEKDPPPPGTRGVVYFADDDNTYSRELFEEMRWTRGVSVWPVGLVGGLRFEGPRVQDGRVVGFHTAWEPNRPFPMDMAGFAVALPLLLAKPNAQFDGSAPRGHLESSLLSHLVDPKDLEPRAANCTRVLVWHTRTEKPKMKQEEQLQRQGRGSDPAIEV encoded by the exons atgaagctgaagctgaagaacgTGTTTCTCGCTTACTTCCTGGTGTCGATTGCCGGCCTCCTCTACGCGCTGGTGCAGCTCG GCCAGCCGTGTGACTGCCTCCCTCCCCTGCGGGCAGCGGCTGAGCAGCTTCGGCAGAAGGATCTAAAGATTTCCCAGCTGCAAGCTGATCTCCGACGCCCACCTCCTGCCCCTGCCCAGCCCCCTGAACCCGAGGCCCTGCCTACTATCTATGTTGTCACGCCCACCTACGCCAG GCTGGTGCAGAAGGCGGAGCTGGTGCGCCTGTCCCAGACACTGAGCCTGGTGCCCAGGCTGCATTGGCTGCTGGTGGAAGATGCTGAGGGCCCCACCCCGCTGGTCTCGGGGCTGCTGGCTGCCTCCGGCCTCCTTTTCACACACCTGGCGGTCCTCACCCCCAAGGCCCAGCGGCTTCGGGAGGGTGAGCCAGGCTGGGTTCGGCCCCGTGGTGTAGAGCAGCGGAACAAGGCCCTGGAGTGGCTCCGGGGTGGCGGGGGTGCTATAGGTGGGGAGAAGGACCCACCACCGCCTGGGACCCGGGGAGTCGTGTACTTTGCTGATGATGACAACACTTATAGCCGGGAGCTCTTTGAAGAG ATGCGCTGGACTCGTGGTGTCTCAGTGTGGCCCGTGGGGCTGGTGGGCGGCCTGCGATTCGAGGGTCCCCGGGTACAGGATGGCCGGGTTGTGGGCTTCCACACAGCGTGGGAGCCCAACAGGCCTTTCCCCATGGATATGGCGGGATTTGCTGTTGCCCTGCCCTTGCTGTTGGCTAAGCCCAATGCCCAGTTTGATGGTAGTGCTCCCCGGGGCCACTTGGAGAGCAGTCTCCTGAGCCACCTCGTGGATCCCAAGGACCTGGAGCCACGGGCTGCCAACTGCACTCGG GTGCTGGTGTGGCACACACGGACAGAGAAGCCCAAGATGAAGCAGGAGGAACAGCTGCAGCGGCAGGGCAGGGGCTCAGACCCAGCCATTGAGGTGTGA
- the ROM1 gene encoding rod outer segment membrane protein 1 has protein sequence MAPVLPLVLPLQPRIRLAQGIWLLSWLLALTGGLTALCSGHLLIQLRPLGTFLAPSCPFPALPQVALAAGAVALGTGVMGAGASRASLNAARYPPWRGVLGPLLVAGTVGGGGLLVLALGLALGLPGSLGAGLEEGLGTALAHYKDTEVPGHCHAKRLVDELQLRHHCCGRHGYKDWFGVQWVSSRYLDPNDQDVVDRIQSNVEGLYLIDGVPFSCCNPHSPRPCLQSRLSDPHAHPIFDPRQPNLNLWAQGCHGVLLGYLQGLASTLGSILAVTFLLQALVLLGLRYLQTALEGLNGVIDGEGVTQGYLFPGGLKTAWLQAGVSHRPAPEEALPEEAPPVEGLPAA, from the exons ATGGCGCCGGTGCTGCCCCTGGTGCTGCCCCTCCAGCCCCGCATCCGCCTGGCGCAGGGGATCTGGCTCCTCTCCTGGCTGCTGGCACTGACTGGTGGCCTCACCGCCCTCTGTAGTGGGCACCTCCTGATCCAGCTGAGGCCCCTTGGTACCTTCCTGGCTCCCTCCTGCCCATTCCCTGCCCTGCCCCAGGTTGCCCTGGCAGCGGGGGCAGTGGCTCTGGGCACAGGCGTGATGGGTGCAGGAGCCAGCCGGGCAAGTCTGAATGCAGCTCGATACCCTCCCTGGCGAGGGGTCCTGGGCCCGCTGCTGGTGGCTGGCACTGTTGGGGGTGGAGGCCTTCTGGTCCTCGCCCTGGGGCTAGCCCTGGGTTTGCCTGGGAGTCTGGGCGCAGGGCTGGAGGAGGGCCTGGGGACTGCCTTGGCTCACTACAAGGACACAGAAGTGCCGGGACACTGTCATGCCAAGCGGCTGGTGGATGAGCTGCAGCTGAGGCACCACTGCTGCGGGCGTCATGGCTACAAGGATTGGTTTGGGGTCCAGTGGGTCAGCAGCCGCTACCTGGACCCCAATGACCAGGACGTGGTTGA CCGGATCCAGAGCAATGTGGAAGGCCTGTACCTGATTGACGGGGTCCCCTTCTCCTGCTGCAACCCCCACTCTCCCCGGCCTTGCCTGCAAAGCCGACTCTCAGACCCCCACGCCCACCCCATCTTTGATCCACGGCAGCCCAACTTAAACCTCTGGGCCCAAGGGTGCCATGGGGTGCTGTTGGGATACCTGCAGGGTTTGGCAAGCACACTGGGCAGCATACTGGCTGTCACCTTCCTTCTACAG GCTTTGGTGCTCCTGGGCCTGCGGTACCTGCAGACGGCGCTGGAGGGGCTCAACGGGGTCATCGATGGGGAAGGAGTGACCCAGGGCTATCTCTTTCCCGGTGGGCTGAAAACAGCCTGGCTGCAGGCAGGGGTTTCCCACAGGCCAGCACCTGAGGAGGCCCTACCAGAAGAGGCACCTCCTGTGGAGGGTCTGCCTGCGGCCTAG